The Kineothrix sp. IPX-CK genomic interval TTATTATTTCGGAGAATATGTAACGGATAGCGAGCTGGAGACGGCAAGGCATCTGAATCATATGCAGGAGAGCGAGATTAAACTTATGGCGGACACTTATACGGAGGGATACCGTATAGGTTTTGAGGTGTGCGGTAAGGACATTACGAAGAAGAAGAGCGTGAATATAAGATACTCTTTGGGTTTTGAGCGGATGATAAGAGAAGCAGTGCGTAATTTCGAGAAAATCGGTATGAAACCTGTCATATACCGGGCAGGAGTCAGCATCTTCCAAGGTAAGGGTGTAAATAAAATCGGTTATTACGGTACAAGCGCTAACAAGCAATACGACTATGACCACAAGGACGATCAGGCGCTTTATCTGGATAAGCAGTATGTGAATCGCAGGCTGGAGGTGCTGAAGGAGGCATATGAAGCGCTGAAGGTGGAAGCAGGGTTACTCGGAGGTCCCGCGGTAGTGGAAATATTCGGGGAAGATCCTTTTGCACCGGTGACGAAAAAAGAGGCGCTTCGTCTGTCGGAGAAACAGCAGAAGCTATCCGTGGAACTGATGGCGGCGGCAGGCGAGCTGCAGAATGAATATATTAAGGGAGAAGAGAGAAGTTTTACCATCATTTCCTTCCCGGTACCGCCTATCGGAGAGAAATACGAGGAAATCTTCGATGAAATCGTTAAAATAAACACATTGGATTATAAACTTTATCGTGATATTCAGCAGGTCATTATCGATACCCTGGACCGTGCCCGGTATGTGACTATAAAAGGCATGGGAGAGAATAAAACTGATTTGAAGGTAAACCTTCATGAGCTTAAAGAGCCTGAGAAGGAGACGAACTTCGAAAACTGTGTGGCCGATGTTAATATTCCGGTAGGAGAAGTATTTACTTCACCGAAGCTTACGGGAACAGAGGGTGTGCTTCATGTAAGCCGGGTATTTTTAGGAGAGCTGGAATATAAGAATCTTGAAATCGTATTTAAGGACGGAATGATAGCCGATTACAGCTGTACCAACTTCGATACGGAGGAGGAAAACAGAAAGTATATAAAGGAAAACGTTATGTTCCATCACGATACGCTCCCTATCGGTGAGTTCGCCATAGGAACCAACACGGTTGCGTATGTGGCCGCTTTAAAATATGGGATCGGAGACAAACTGCCGATTTTGATTGCGGAAAAAATGGGACCGCACTTTGCGGTGGGAGATACCTGCTATTCTCATGAAGAAGATATGATTACGTACAATCCTGACGGCAAGGCCATTATCGCCCGGGATAACGAGGTGTCTGCCCTTCGGAAGACAGATACCAAAAAGGCATATTTCAACTGCCATACGGATATTACCATTCCCTATGACGAGCTGGGAGAACTGTCTGCGGTAACAGCAGATGGCGAGATAATCCCTATTATCTTGAAAGGAAGGTTTGTTTTGTCAGGTTGTGAGGAACTGAACGAGCCATTTAAGAGTTGGTGAGAACGTAGTGAGCAGCAACACGCTGAGCGGGCCCCTATAGTTACTGTGAACAGAGTGAACAGTAACCCCCCTAAAAAACTAAGAAAATATTGGTTGCGCGCTTAAGGGAATTTTAGTAAACTTAAGAGAGAAATTTGTTACTGTGAACGAAGTGAACAGTAACAGAAATTTAGAATAAAGAGGAGAAATTGTGATGGCAAAAGTTGGAATTGTTATGGGAAGCGACTCGGATATGCCTGTTATGGCAAAGGCTGCCGACATTTTGGAGGAGCTTGGAATTTCTTATGAAATGAAGATTATTTCAGCACACAGAGAGCCGGATGTGTTCTTTGAATACGCGAAGAGTGCGGAGGCGAAGGGCTTCAAGGTAATTATCGCGGGAGCTGGAATGGCTGCTCATTTACCGGGTATGTGTGCGGCGATTTTCCCTATGCCGGTCATCGGTATTCCTATGCACACCACGTCTCTCGGAGGAAGGGATTCCCTTTATTCCATCGTACAGATGCCTTCCGGCATCCCGGTAGCTACCGTGGCAATTAACGGCGGAGCTAACGCCGGAATTCTTGCGGCGAAGATTCTTGCGACATCGGACGAGACGCTGCTTGCCAAATTGAAGGAATACAGCAAGACCTTGGAGACCAGCGTTCAGAAAAAGGATGAGAAGCTCCAGGAAGTTGGATATAAGAACTACAAATAGCGCGAAATTACATATCTTAGAAAGCGATTAGGGAGGAAATATCATGGATTACAAGAAGGCTGGCGTGGATATTGAGGCGGGCTATCAGTCGGTAGAATTAATGAAAAAGTATGTGAAGGAAACGATGAGACCGGAGGTACTCGGAGGTCTGGGTGGATTTTCAGGAGCTTTTTCTCTTGCAGCAATTAAAAATATGGAAAAGCCTACTTTGGTTTCGGGAACTGACGGAGTGGGGACGAAGTTAAAGCTGGCATTCCTGCTGGATAAACATGATACGGTAGGCATCGATTGTGTTGCCATGTGTGTGAACGACATCGCCTGTGCGGGCGGCGAACCCTTGTTTTTCCTGGACTATATCGCATGCGGTAAGAACTATCCCGAAAAGATAGCGACTATCGTAAAGGGAGTGGCAGACGGCTGCCTTCAGTCGGGAGCAGCCCTTATCGGAGGAGAGACTGCGGAGATGCCGGGATTTTACCCCGAGGAAGAATACGATCTTGCAGGTTTTGCAGTGGGCGTTGTGGATGAAAAGGATTTGATTACCGGAGTGGATATAAAGCCGGGCGATGTACTTGTTGGCATCGCTTCTTCGGGCATACATAGCAACGGTTTTTCTCTCGTAAGAAAAGTGTTCGATATGACTAAGGAAAGTCTGAATACTTATTATGATGAACTGGGTAAGACGTTAGGAGAAGCATTGATCGCCCCTACCAAGATATATGTGAAGGCTCTTAAGGCCGTAAAGGAAGCCGGTGCTATGATTAAAGGCTGCAGCCATATTACAGGAGGCGGCTTCTATGAGAACATCCCCAGAATGCTTCCTGACGGAGCAGTAGCCGTAGTGAAAAAGGACAGCTACGAGGTGCCTGCAATTTTCAAGCTGCTGCAGGAAAAAGGCGGTCTGGAAGAGAAGATGATGTACAATACTTACAATATGGGACTTGGTATGGTGCTCGCCCTGGATGAGGCTCAGGTTTTGACGGCCATGGAGGCGATTAAGGCAGCAGGTGAGACTCCTTATGTGATAGGCCATGTGGAAGCTGGTGAAAAAGGAGTTACCGTATGCTGAGAGTTGTCGTATGTGTATCCGGCGGCGGAACGAATCTGCAGGCTGTTATCGACGCAATAAAGGCAGGAACTATTTCGAATACGAGAATCGTAAAGGTCATTAGCAATAATAGAAATGCCTACGCTCTGGAACGGGCGAGGAAAGAGGGGATCGAAGCAGTCTGTGTAACACCTAAGGATTATGCGGACAGAGATGCTTTTAATGAAGCGCTTTTGCAGGCGGTTGCGGATGCCTGTGCGGATTTGGTCGTGCTGGCGGGATTCCTCGTAGTATTGCCGGAGGCGATGATTGAAAAATACTCGGGCAGGATTATCAATATACATCCCTCTCTTATCCCGGCCTTTTGCGGCAAAGGGTATTATGGGCTTAAGGTGCATGAGGGTGTGCTCGAAAGGGGCGTGAAATTGACGGGAGCCACCGTTCACTTCGTAGACGAAGGAACGGATACCGGACCTATTATCCTGCAAAAAGCAGTGGAAGTGCAGGATACGGACACGGCAGAGGTATTGCAAAAGCGTGTTATGGAGCAGGCCGAATGGCTGATATTGCCGGAAGCTATCGATTTGATAGCAAGAGACAGGTTAGAAGTAAAAGACGGAAAATGCAGGAGGATACATGAATGAAAGTACTGATTGTCGGTGGAGGCGGCAGAGAACATGCAATAGCGGCAAGCGTGTCGAAGAGCCCGAAAGTAGATAAAATATATTGTGCGCCGGGAAATGCCGGTATCGGACAATTAGCAGAATGTGTCCCTGTTGGAGCTATGGAATTTGATAAAATCGTTGCGTTCGCCAAAGAGAATGATATCGACTTGACAATCGTAGGTATGGATGACCCTCTTGTGGGAGGGCTTGTGGACGAACTGGACAGGGCTGGGCTTAGAGCCTTCGGCCCGAAGAAAAATGCGGCGATTCTGGAAGGAAGCAAGGCTTTTTCCAAGGATTTGATGAAAAAATATAATATTCCTACAGCTGGTTATGAGAACTTCGACGAAGCCAAAGCGGCTCTTTCCTATCTGGAAGGCTTGGATACGGGAGATTTCCCTATCGTGCTTAAGGCCGACGGCCTGGCTCTTGGAAAAGGTGTGCTGATCTGTGAGACCCTTGAGGAAGCCAGAGATGGCGTGCGTACCATCATGCTGGACAAGCAGTTCGGCTCGGCGGGAAATAAGCTGGTAGTCGAGGAGTTTATGACCGGAAGAGAAGTTTCGGTACTTTCCTTTGTGGACGGAAAGACGGTGAAGACCATGACCTCGGCGCAGGATCATAAGCGTGCCATGGACGGAGATACGGGCCTCAATACGGGAGGAATGGGAACCTTTTCCCCCAGTCCCTTCTATACGAAAGAAGTGGATGAATTTTGCAGAGAATATGTTTATCAGGCGACGGTAGACGCTATGGCAGCGGAAGGAAGAGAATTTAAGGGCATTATCTTTTTTGGACTTATGTTAACCGAAAAAGGCCCCAGAGTTTTAGAGTACAATGCCAGATTCGGAGATCCGGAAGCGCAGGTAGTGCTTCCGAGAATGAAGAATGACATCATAGAGGTGATGGAGGCGTGTATCGATGGGAGGCTTGACGAGATAGATTTACAATTTGAGGACAATGCGGCGGTATGCGTCGTTCTTGCGTCGGACGGTTATCCGGTAAAATATGAGAAAGGCTTTGTGATCCGCGGTCTGGAGCACTTTGATGGGAAGGAAGGCTATTATTGCTTCCATGCGGGTACGAAGCAGACGGACGAGGGCATCGTGACGGACGGAGGAAGAGTCCTTGGAGTGACGGCTAAGGGGAGGGACTTGAAGGAAGCGCGGGCTAATGCATACAAAGCTGTGGAATGGGTTCTTTTTGACAATAAATATATGCGCCATGATATTGGGAAAGCAATTGACGAGGTGCCGAAAGAAATGGGGTAGTATATATGGAGCGTAAGGACGTTACTCTTGTTGGAAAGTTGGGAGAATACGATTATAACAGGCCATATGTGTGCAGCGAATGCGGTGGTATTATGATTTTTAGGGGCGTCGGCGAATATGAGTGTGAGGATTGCCACTATCGTGCTTATGATGACTACGGGAAAGCCCGCAATTACATAGAAAAAAATCCGGGCGCAACATCCGGGGAGATATCTGAGAGAACGGGAGTGAGCCAGAAGGCCATGCGGCAGATGCTAAGGGAGTCCAGACTGGAAATCGCATCGGATTCCAAGACATTTATGAAATGTGGAATTTGCGGGGTCAATATCCGTCACGGAACGCTTTGCGAGAAATGTGCAGCTTCTTATCACAGGCTTGCCGAAGAGCAGGAGAGGACGAAACGAATGCTGGCAGGTTATGGAATGGATATTAAAGAGAGGAACGAAGGTGCGATGCGTTTTATCAAGCCGGATCAAAATAAATAACCCATAAGGGGAGGAAACACGGATGAAGAAAACGATAACAGGGAAACTACTGGCTGTGGCGGCGTATGCGCTGCTTTCTATCGCTATTTTTATAGGTACACCTTCGGTAAGCTTGGCCTATACGCAGACTACCGGTATTGTATCTGCGGATGCGGCGAAGGTGCGGAAGGAGCCGACCACCTCCAGTGACGTAGTAGTGGGCTTATTAAAGGGCAGTACGGTAAGCGTTACGGACGAGGTGACTGATAGTGCAGGAACGCTTTGGTACAAGGTGACGGCAGATAATAGTACCGGATATATCCGATCCGACTTATTGATTAAAGCAACCACCTCTACCGGAACAACAACAACTTCCACGGATAGTACGACCACGAATAGCACCACTGCAAACAGCACTCAGACGGAGAGTAAGCCGGCAGCTACTACGGCTACCCCTATTGCGGAGACCAAGGCATATGTAAGCTACGAGAGCGCAAGAATCAGGGAAGGTGCGTCTACAGAGCATGAAACATTGGGTTCAGCAACGAAAAACACGGTGGTTACCATTACCGGAGAAGCGAAAGCAAGCGACGGGAAGAAATGGTACCAGATAAAATATACGACCTCTTCGGGCAATGAAGTCGTAGGCTTTATTCGCGCAGATTTGGTAACGGTAGGAGATCCTCCGGCAGCGACCACCACTGAGACCGAGCAGCCGGCGACGACAGAGGAAGGTACAGAAACAAATGGCGAAGAAGACGCTGATACGACACTCGGAGAGGAAGGCGGGGATGCTGCGGCAGAAGAAACGCAGGAGCCTGTTCCTGAAGAAGAAGAGCTTAAGCCTGACTATGAGATGGTGTATACACAGAATGATGCTGGCGAAAATGAATGGTATCTGTACGATAATATAAATGGAACACGGCAGACACTGTCGGGGCTCATGACTGCGGCAGAAGCGGGAGCTGCGCAGAGTGAAAGTGATTCTGATCAGCTCGCCACACAGAAAATCGTTATTATCGTTCTGGCAGTAGTGGCTGCGCTTCTGGCAGTTACAGTTACTTTGCTGCTGTTCAAGATTAAGGATTTGTATGATGATGACGATTATGACGGCGATGAGGACGATGACGAAGAAGATGATGACGACGACGAAGACGATGATGAAGATGAGGACGATGACGAGGATGAGGAAGAACCTCCCGTGAGAAGACGGAGCGGTGCTAAGCAGACGAAGCAGTCTTTAAAAGTGGTAAAGGAAAGAACGGCTAAGGTGCCGGTATCCAAAGTCAGAAGGATGGATGATGATCCGGAGGAAGAAGCGCCCGCCCCTGCACCTGCGCCGAAGAAGAAAGCAAAAAATTTCTTGATCGATGATGATGAGTTTGAATTCGAATTTTTAAATATGGAAGATAAAGATTAAACAAAAGAAGGGGGTATATGGGCTGGGTGCTCATATGCCTTTTTTTAATTCACAGGGGATTAGGTCCTATTCGCGGTAAATGAAGCAGCTTCTTGACATAATGTTCTGAGTGTTATAATATTTGTATAACAGTCAGGAGGTAGGTATTTATTATGATGATAATAGAGATAGACTTCAATAGCGACGAAGCATTATATTTACAGCTTCGCAATCAGATTATTATCGGGATTGCCACATCCAAAATAAGAATAGGCGAAGAGCTTCCTTCAGTCAGGCAGCTTGCGGATGATATCGGAATTAACATGCATACGGTAAATAAAGCATATACTGTTCTTAAGCAGGAGGGTTTTGTAAAGGTGGACAGGCGCAGAGGCGCTGTCATTGCAATAGATGTAGATAAGTTGGAGGCTATAGAGGAGCTGCGCAGAGATTTGAATGTTCTGCTCGCCAGGAGCAGTTGTAAGAATATTTCCAGAGAAGAAGTGCATGCTCTTATTGACGAAGTATATGAAAATTATGGAGGACTAGATTGATGCAGTCACAGTTTACGGATAAGGCGAAAGCCGCTCTTGTGCTGGCGGAGAAGACCGCGGCAAGTTTAAAGCAAGGGTATGTGGGAACGGAACATATTTTAGCAGGTCTGTTAAAGGAAAAGACGGGCGTTGCGGCGAGGATTCTTTCGGAGAACGGATTGGAGGAGAACCAGCTTATGGAGATGATCAGAGATCTGATCGCTCCGGAGGGCGGTATACAGATAAAGGACAGAGACGGCTATTCACCTCGTGCAACGAAGGTGTTGGAGGAATCGCATAGACAGGCAGACCGTTTCGGTCTGGAGAGAACTGGAACCGAGCATATTCTGCTGGCGCTGATTAAAGAGGGGGATAATGTGGCGGTAAGGCTTTTGAATACGCTTGGAATATCCGCCCAGAAGGTATATGTGGACGCTTTGATCGCCATGGGGGCGGATGGAGCGCTTTATAAGGAGGATCTTGCGAAAAAACAAAGCGGCAAGAAAAAAGGCGGAGCCTCGGTGCTGGAACAGTATAGCAGGGATTTGACGGCACTTGCCGGGAAGGGAGAATTGGATCCCGTAATCGGGCGGGAGGAAGAAATTGGAAGAGTTATTCAGATACTCAGCAGAAGAATGAAGAATAATCCTTGTCTGATCGGCGAGCCGGGAGTAGGTAAGACGGCGGTGGTAGAAGGGCTGGCCCTTCGCATCGTGTCGGGAGAGGTGCCCTTCACCGTACAAAATAAGAGGGTACTTACGCTGGATTTGTCGGGCATGGTGGCAGGCAGCAAGTACCGCGGGGAATTCGAAGAGAGGATTAAGAAAGTAATTAAAGAAGTTATCGATGATGGCAATGTCATTCTCTTTCTGGACGAAATGCACACGATCATCGGTGCAGGAGGTGCGGAGGGTGCGATCGACGCTTCCAATATACTAAAGCCTTCCCTGGCCAGAGGCGAGATTCAGTTAATAGGCGCGACCACAATCGCCGAATATAGAAAATATGTGGAAAAAGATGCAGCCCTGGAGAGAAGGTTCCAGCCGATAAACGTAGAGGAGCCGACGGAAGAGGAGGCGGTACGCATCTTGAAGGGCGTGGTAGGAAAATATAA includes:
- the purD gene encoding phosphoribosylamine--glycine ligase; this encodes MKVLIVGGGGREHAIAASVSKSPKVDKIYCAPGNAGIGQLAECVPVGAMEFDKIVAFAKENDIDLTIVGMDDPLVGGLVDELDRAGLRAFGPKKNAAILEGSKAFSKDLMKKYNIPTAGYENFDEAKAALSYLEGLDTGDFPIVLKADGLALGKGVLICETLEEARDGVRTIMLDKQFGSAGNKLVVEEFMTGREVSVLSFVDGKTVKTMTSAQDHKRAMDGDTGLNTGGMGTFSPSPFYTKEVDEFCREYVYQATVDAMAAEGREFKGIIFFGLMLTEKGPRVLEYNARFGDPEAQVVLPRMKNDIIEVMEACIDGRLDEIDLQFEDNAAVCVVLASDGYPVKYEKGFVIRGLEHFDGKEGYYCFHAGTKQTDEGIVTDGGRVLGVTAKGRDLKEARANAYKAVEWVLFDNKYMRHDIGKAIDEVPKEMG
- a CDS encoding winged helix-turn-helix domain-containing protein, coding for MERKDVTLVGKLGEYDYNRPYVCSECGGIMIFRGVGEYECEDCHYRAYDDYGKARNYIEKNPGATSGEISERTGVSQKAMRQMLRESRLEIASDSKTFMKCGICGVNIRHGTLCEKCAASYHRLAEEQERTKRMLAGYGMDIKERNEGAMRFIKPDQNK
- the purE gene encoding 5-(carboxyamino)imidazole ribonucleotide mutase; translated protein: MAKVGIVMGSDSDMPVMAKAADILEELGISYEMKIISAHREPDVFFEYAKSAEAKGFKVIIAGAGMAAHLPGMCAAIFPMPVIGIPMHTTSLGGRDSLYSIVQMPSGIPVATVAINGGANAGILAAKILATSDETLLAKLKEYSKTLETSVQKKDEKLQEVGYKNYK
- a CDS encoding GntR family transcriptional regulator; the encoded protein is MIIEIDFNSDEALYLQLRNQIIIGIATSKIRIGEELPSVRQLADDIGINMHTVNKAYTVLKQEGFVKVDRRRGAVIAIDVDKLEAIEELRRDLNVLLARSSCKNISREEVHALIDEVYENYGGLD
- a CDS encoding aminopeptidase yields the protein MIDNLLERYELSLERIKELCEDRSLEEKYGKFFNKTASFLYEMSDTYEYVKSGRLKSASLEELQEHNKKLYADVLPGAYKTSYANPAYAVKAFGEEYGRLLSFLYTELRSLIVFAYEQDMFEMVIRMELFLEVYYAFYSAYEEKKEPVYEQLRQIVYWFISDYSEPEAEKRLREQLCPEEDFALRIIMDSDLEDLRYLYYFGEYVTDSELETARHLNHMQESEIKLMADTYTEGYRIGFEVCGKDITKKKSVNIRYSLGFERMIREAVRNFEKIGMKPVIYRAGVSIFQGKGVNKIGYYGTSANKQYDYDHKDDQALYLDKQYVNRRLEVLKEAYEALKVEAGLLGGPAVVEIFGEDPFAPVTKKEALRLSEKQQKLSVELMAAAGELQNEYIKGEERSFTIISFPVPPIGEKYEEIFDEIVKINTLDYKLYRDIQQVIIDTLDRARYVTIKGMGENKTDLKVNLHELKEPEKETNFENCVADVNIPVGEVFTSPKLTGTEGVLHVSRVFLGELEYKNLEIVFKDGMIADYSCTNFDTEEENRKYIKENVMFHHDTLPIGEFAIGTNTVAYVAALKYGIGDKLPILIAEKMGPHFAVGDTCYSHEEDMITYNPDGKAIIARDNEVSALRKTDTKKAYFNCHTDITIPYDELGELSAVTADGEIIPIILKGRFVLSGCEELNEPFKSW
- the purN gene encoding phosphoribosylglycinamide formyltransferase, whose protein sequence is MLRVVVCVSGGGTNLQAVIDAIKAGTISNTRIVKVISNNRNAYALERARKEGIEAVCVTPKDYADRDAFNEALLQAVADACADLVVLAGFLVVLPEAMIEKYSGRIINIHPSLIPAFCGKGYYGLKVHEGVLERGVKLTGATVHFVDEGTDTGPIILQKAVEVQDTDTAEVLQKRVMEQAEWLILPEAIDLIARDRLEVKDGKCRRIHE
- the purM gene encoding phosphoribosylformylglycinamidine cyclo-ligase → MDYKKAGVDIEAGYQSVELMKKYVKETMRPEVLGGLGGFSGAFSLAAIKNMEKPTLVSGTDGVGTKLKLAFLLDKHDTVGIDCVAMCVNDIACAGGEPLFFLDYIACGKNYPEKIATIVKGVADGCLQSGAALIGGETAEMPGFYPEEEYDLAGFAVGVVDEKDLITGVDIKPGDVLVGIASSGIHSNGFSLVRKVFDMTKESLNTYYDELGKTLGEALIAPTKIYVKALKAVKEAGAMIKGCSHITGGGFYENIPRMLPDGAVAVVKKDSYEVPAIFKLLQEKGGLEEKMMYNTYNMGLGMVLALDEAQVLTAMEAIKAAGETPYVIGHVEAGEKGVTVC
- a CDS encoding SH3 domain-containing protein — translated: MKKTITGKLLAVAAYALLSIAIFIGTPSVSLAYTQTTGIVSADAAKVRKEPTTSSDVVVGLLKGSTVSVTDEVTDSAGTLWYKVTADNSTGYIRSDLLIKATTSTGTTTTSTDSTTTNSTTANSTQTESKPAATTATPIAETKAYVSYESARIREGASTEHETLGSATKNTVVTITGEAKASDGKKWYQIKYTTSSGNEVVGFIRADLVTVGDPPAATTTETEQPATTEEGTETNGEEDADTTLGEEGGDAAAEETQEPVPEEEELKPDYEMVYTQNDAGENEWYLYDNINGTRQTLSGLMTAAEAGAAQSESDSDQLATQKIVIIVLAVVAALLAVTVTLLLFKIKDLYDDDDYDGDEDDDEEDDDDDEDDDEDEDDDEDEEEPPVRRRSGAKQTKQSLKVVKERTAKVPVSKVRRMDDDPEEEAPAPAPAPKKKAKNFLIDDDEFEFEFLNMEDKD